Part of the Antedon mediterranea chromosome 6, ecAntMedi1.1, whole genome shotgun sequence genome, GAAGCATAATGCATTGTAATGCAATATCCTTCCTGTCTGTGTGTGATATATAAAagccttgttttgtttttactaaCAACAGCAGTAACAAATTCTGAATTTTCTGAATGAATAACTATAAATCAACGTTCTGCAAACCATAGTGGGGCTGAGGTGAGGACTATTTTGGTGGTTTGGCCACGGCTAGGTACTGGATTAAACCCGGATTTTAGGCCGCATAATATAAAAGTTATGCATTTATATAACTAACTCTGGGATAAAATCCACCTTCAAATCTGAAGTAATGTAAATTATGCCATAATTTATTATCTAAGGTTTTAAATAAGTACTGGTAtttggtattttaatattattatttaatttattgggtttttatttattgtttcgCTGTaagaaaacaataacaaatataaaaatgaaaaagaaatataCGTTTTGAACTCAAGCAATCACAATCCTAAAAGTTCACAACAAAAACAGTGCCATCCgagtataataaaataatatcatatatttacatacagtactgtacagacACAAGAAATTAACCCCGTTTTCATTAGaattccattttaaaatttgaagcaatcaaagaaaaattattatttgatttatttatgctaagaaatattttgaaaactaaTAAAAAGCCTTGTACACTTACAATACTACAGTACTGGTCAGAGTACTTTCAACATTCCCACTCGTTTTTTCCTGCTGTTTTTCTGGAGTGTTTGTGGACCCATCGCTGAATTGTTGATTGACATTTactatttctaaaataaattactagTTTTTCACGCTAATAACGTGATACACGAACGACAAGACTTCAGGATAAACTGCTAGCCGAAAAGCCGTTTATGCATGGATTGTGACCTTAATGTATTACTCGAGGATATCGACGCTCGGTCAATACGAGAGTAATGTTGAAAGTCCTCTGaccagtactgtatataatatttgataAGATTTACTTTCAAAGAGTTGTGTAGTAGCAATAGTTTTAAACACCATAAGATGTGTGAATAACTTACAAACTGCCATGGAGTCTTCAACTCTTAAATGAATTCTTCTGTCTCTGTACTCCACATCAAATTGAAGTCGTCTGATCCTAGTAGAGGGCGGTGAATCAAAAGCTGCTGATGTACATGCGCCGTTGTTGGGTGGCGAGAAACTTGTTGTAGGAAccctaaaataatatttacatttagtcTTTTTAAAacctatttattcatttaaactTTTCAAAACACTGAACTGAATTTCCATAAAATTAACTTTCCAAAAGCTGTACAAACCCtgacaaatttattttacaaaacttACTTGACTACTGATGGAGTCAGGTCTATCATTTCAGTGTCCGGGACATCTTGACCATGACCGTCGGGCACCAGTACACTATTAACGGCTTGTTGTAGGTTCCAGTCCGACTGTTCTAAGTGTGCTAAAGATTCTTCAAAATCGCTTATTCCAGTACAAGCCTAGATATTATATAACAACACAAATACTGAAATGTGCAAGCAATCATGTAATTAATACCAGGgttggcatttatcaatatttgcttatatttttgcttaagcTGAAATATTTAAGAAGTGCTTAAGCAATAACTTAAGCAATATTTATCAAACCATCTTAGCAGAAAAATTGTCTTAGGTAAATTTTACTATGCTCAGCAACCCTTGGCAGCCGATACAGTTTTCTAAAATTAACTGCTGGTTAGTAAAATTGGTCGTACATGTCCCGAAATATAGTTTGGTTTTGAGTTTCCAAAGATTTTGGTACTGTATTGGGacagtattactatttttatattgtattattattaaaaattataaatagtaatacagtcaactctcccaataccggacacctttgggccggccaaataagtctggttttccggaaagtctggtattcggaatgtgtttttaatggtaaatataaatttgggaccttttggtcctcaaaaaaagtctggtattgggagagtttctggttttcagagagtccggtattgggagagttgactgtataataataatttgttattctgCAAAATGAGTATGGTACGCTGATGAAATGAATGACATTTTCTAGGTTGATATTATCACTATTCTTTCAAAACCTTGTATCTCTATTTTTCTGACATTGTTGGTTGGGTTATTATTGTACCCTACCCCTAGGCctatagggcctagctaggtgttatttttttatttttagtagggtatttactattattagtaCCGTTAGTagtttagcctaggcctaactagttAGGCCAAGCTAGTTACCTTAGTACTGAACACAATTGTATTTGACACATCCTAAATATAGTGAATTTATATACAGTTTATACCACCACAAGACcaccaactaggcctaggcctagtctagtctAGCCCCCACGGATAAATCGGTAAGGGCAGTTCAGGACGTTATGTCTGTTTTTGTTTGTCATCATGATACCAGTCAATTTACCTGgcaatatatttacatatacacCAACAAAACTTTATAATAAAACGTTAAACGATTATTCATATGTTACTTTATTGATCTATCTgctttatatttatgtataaatgGATAATTCCCAATTTACACTGCTTCTTTTTACCTGAAAATCAGCTAGAATTTCATCCCTGTTCGTCGCCATTTTGTGATATGCGCATGCGTATACAGAATTATGACAGCAGTTATTAAATCCATTGTGTTTTTTGTGTGGGTACAAAATGTGATGACGTAACcttctaaaaaattatattcGTCATAATCTGGCCCTCtgttgtttatttcattttggCCTGTTCAGACTTGAAGATAATGAACTGCTATTTTCGGAAGTACAGTTTAGAACTTAACAATAGCAAGAAATCAAACATATATAAATGGAACTAACGTCGTTCTGGTATCTGATTCAGTGTAGTTTTGAGCTGTCAacacaaaacattatttttgtctgCTGTCAATAGTACATTTGAATTTAGTGGATTGAATTTATTCAGAGCAGCCTGATTTCTAGTCTGTACCCTATTACTATTATAAGCCTAGCCTATACTATTTTATATCTCAATTTACGCAGATTATGGAATTAGAATGAGATCGCTTCAAATCGGCTACCGTGAGGTAAgtcttataatattgttaaatcTAGACAATTGTTGTTAATATACaatcataaataaatcaataaataacatGGGCTATGGGCCAAAGCCCGCTGTCATAatacttgtaggcctactggtggTATGATACTTCCGCGTGATTTTAATTACGGGAAAATACCACCACATGAAACAAGTCTGCGCTTGCGTGATCCTTCCTTCATTCGCGAACGCACGTACGTACCTCCTCCTTTACGTTGCTCGTGTCTTCTGAATAACGTGAATTCGTTCAGCAATTGATAAAATCTTACGGCGTCTGACGATAATTATGGCAGTTGATGACAGATCCAGGCTGTGTAGGGAGGGGGTGGTGGGTACGAGGGTCAAGAATACGAGAGGAGGACACGCCAAGTCTTTTTTTCCCCAATGTTTACTTCAAAACAATTGCGGCACATTTAGAAAGACCGCGCACACAggaaaaacataggcctaatctaataataatggaaatttGTAAGGCGCAAGCATCCGTCTAAAAAAAAGACGCCCACTGCGCTAACTTTTTAATCATATTTGTTTAGTCTAATGCTTACGTAAAACGGTAAACGGAAAAATTGACCAGATATGATGCCTCCACTGAGCATAGCTCACAGCGCCCGACCGGAACTGATGTTTTACTCCaattgcctcgtccttcggatggaATGTGAAGCCATCGGTCACGTGTACACatagtgcacgttaaagaacttggttgGCCTACACtattcgaaataaaaacaaggccatatacatggctgaagtcgcgtgctcaagttagtgtttaccgaccaaccgaccgaccgaaatcgggctgtagagtcgcgttgcacgcgactaaaaaatgCAAGGGATCGTCTCCAGtgtggtaggcgctgcactgctggctgtcatgggtccgtggagggccagttaagtttccagttaagcttgaggagtCAGaccaaaaataaatacattttatttctttattttttattggagGCTTTTGATGCTCCTTGTTGTTAAGGAAACGCTACTTTACTGAGTTCGGATGATTGGCAGCACCATGGAAAATCCACAGGAAAACCCCAATCCATTAACAATTGCTGTGGTTTCTGGAGATTTAAATGAAGTAAGATCTCTATTGCAAGCGGGATTTCCAGTGAATTCAAAGAATAAGTACCGACACACGGCTTTACAGGTAGTTTGTATTGTAGAATTACGCCGTCATAACAATTTCAAGAAACTTGcgtttaatgtattttatggTTATTGGAGAAATTCTTCAAGTCAAACCAATGCTTAGCCCCTCTCTCTCAGCGCTTcagattattaattttatctGTAAATTTTGGATCAAATAGGCTACATACCATAAACGTTGTACGAGTCCCAGTTATTTCTGCGACCAGAAGAAGTCCGGCGGCCAACATGCGCGCGCCCtttctgtgtgtttttaaaTGAGGATAAAGGTCTGTACTAATTCAATCAatctaacatttattttttaacattcacCTAGGCCGTGTCGatttctaattttaaaatggtgcaaCTTCTACTTGAACACGGAGCAAATCCGAACCTTCGTGAACCAGTTACGGGATGCATTCCGCTTCACGATGCCGCGAGATCAGGTGCTACGACTACATTGGAATTGCTGCTGGAATACGGAGCAGATGCGAACAAACAAGACGAAGCCGGAAGAGATACTCCTGCACACATAGCAGCAAGGAAAGGACATTTAGAGGTGAGCTAAATTAGCCGATTATTATCATCACTTGAT contains:
- the LOC140051690 gene encoding cyclin-dependent kinase 4 inhibitor D-like, with product MIGSTMENPQENPNPLTIAVVSGDLNEVRSLLQAGFPVNSKNKYRHTALQAVSISNFKMVQLLLEHGANPNLREPVTGCIPLHDAARSGATTTLELLLEYGADANKQDEAGRDTPAHIAARKGHLEAFKMLCHRTDMTIRNHNGQTPLSIADQHNELRNWIKENTDLGHVSLKLNKIDLNMT